The following are from one region of the Ochotona princeps isolate mOchPri1 chromosome 4, mOchPri1.hap1, whole genome shotgun sequence genome:
- the PATL1 gene encoding protein PAT1 homolog 1 isoform X2, translating into MDLLGDHEENLAERLSKMVIENELEDPAIMRAVQTRPVLQPQPGSLNSSIWDGSEVLRRIRGPLLGQEMPTVSVLEYALPQRPPQGPEDDRDLSERALPRRSTSPIIGSPPVRAVPIGTPPKQVAVPSFNQQILCPKPVHVRPPLPPRYPAPYGERMSPNQLCNVPNSSLLGHPFPPNVPPILSPLQRAQLLGGAQLQPGRMSPSQFARVPGFVGSPLAAMNPKLLQGRVGQMLPPAPGFRGFFTAPPPTTPPPQQHPPGPGPHLQTIRSQAPMFRPDTTHLHPQHRRLLHQRQQQNRNQHRNLNGAGDRGSHRGSHQDHLRKDPYANLMLPREKDWVSKIQMMQLQSTDPYLDDFYYQNYFEKLEKLSAAEEIQGDAPKKERTKLITPQVAKLEHAYKPVQFEGSLGKLTVSSVNNPRKMIDAVVTSRSEDDETKEKQVRDKRRKTLVIIEKTYSLLLDVEDYERRYLLSLEEERPALMEERKHKICCLYDNLRGKLPGQERPSDDHFVQIMCIRKGKRMVARILPFLSTEQAADILMATARNLPFLIKKDAQDEVLPCLLGPFSLLLYHLPSVTVTSLLQQLMNLPQSAPAPAPSSPHLTAVLQNKFGLSLLLILLSRGEDLQSSEPAVESTQNTQWTEVMFMATRELLRIPQAALAKPISMPTNLVSLFSRYVDRQKLNLLETKLQLVQGIR; encoded by the exons ATGGACTTGTTGGGTGATCATGAGGAGAATCTGGCAGAAAGGCTCAGTAAAATGGTGATTGAAAATGAATTAGAAGATCCGGCTATCATGAGGGCAGTGCAGACCAGGCCAGTTTTGCAG ccCCAACCAGGAAGTCTGAATTCCAGCATTTGGGATGGATCTGAAGTTCTGAGGCGAATCCGTGGACCATTACTTGGTCAG GAAATGCCTACAGTATCTGTGTTGGAATATGCCTTGCCTCAGAGGCCCCCACAGGGCCCAGAAGACGACCGAGACCTTTCTGAACGTGCATTACCAAGGCGATCCACCTCACCtatcattgggagtcctcctgtTAGAGCTGTCCCCATTGGCACCCCACCTAAGCAGGTGGCTGTACCCAGCTTCAACCAACAG ATTCTGTGTCCGAAGCCTGTCCATGTCCGGCCCCCATTGCCGCCACGTTATCCTGCTCCCTATGGTGAGAGGATGTCTCCAAACCAGCTCTGCAATGTCCCG AATTCATCCCTGCTGGGCCATCCCTTCCCTCCTAATGTTCCTCCCATCCTCAGCCCCCTCCAGAGAGCACAGCTTCTTGGAGGAGCACAG CTACAGCCTGGACGGATGTCTCCCAGCCAGTTTGCACGCGTCCCTGGGTTTGTCGGTAGTCCACTAGCTGCCATGAATCCCAAGCTACTGCAAGGGAGAGTTGGGCAGATGCTCCCCCCAGCGCCAGGCTTCCGTGGCTTCTTtactgctccacctcccactaCGCCGCCTCCGCAGCAGCATCCTCCTGGCccaggacctcatctgcaaaCCATAAG ATCTCAGGCACCAATGTTTAGACCCGACACGACTCACCTTCATCCGCAGCACCGCAGACTCCTgcatcagaggcagcagcagaacaGAAA TCAGCATCGGAATCTTAATGGTGCAGGAGATAGAGGCAGTCACCGGGGCAGTCATCAGGATCACCTCCGAAAGGACCCGTATGCCAATCTCATGTTGCCGCGGGAAAAGGACTGGGTCTCCAAAATCCAGATGATGCAACTGCAAAGCACTGATCCCTACCTGGATGACTTTTATTATCAG AATTACTTTGAAAAACTGGAGAAGCTCTCAGCTGCTGAAGAAATCCAAGGTGATGCCCCGAAGAAGGAACGCACCAAGCTCATCACCCCTCAGGTGGCCAAACTGGAGCATGCATACAAGCCAG TGCAGTTTGAGGGCTCCTTGGGAAAACTTACTGTCTCTAGTGTGAATAATCCTCGAAAAATGATTGATGCTGTTGTGACATCTCGGAGTGAGGATGAT gaaacaaaagaaaaacaggttcGGGACAAGAGAAGAAAAACCCTTGTTATAATTGAAAAA ACCTACAGCCTCCTCCTTGATGTGGAGGACTATGAGAGGCGTTATCTCTTAAGTCTAGAGGAAGAGCGGCCTGCATTGATGGAGGAAAGAAAGCACAAAATTTGTTGCCTGTATGACAACCTGAGGGGGAAGCTGCCCGGACAAGAGAG GCCAAGTGATGACCACTTCGTACAAATTATGTGTATCCGAAAAGGGAAAAGAATGGTTGCCCgcattcttcctttcctctccacAGAGCAAGCAGCTGATATTCTCATGgcaacagccaggaacctccctTTCCTTATTAAGAAGGATGCGCAAGATGAG GTGCTGCCATGCTTACTGGGTCCcttctctcttctgctgtatcATCTTCCATCAGTGACTGTCACCAGCCTTCTGCAACAGCTAATGAACCTACCTCAGAGTGCACCTGCACCAGCACCCTCCAGCCCTCACCTCACTGCTGTGCTTCAGAACAAG TTTGGCCTGTCACTGCTGCTCATCCTCCTGAGCCGTGGGGAAGACCTGCAGAGTTCAGAACCTGCTGTCGAATCGACACAGAATACCCAGTG GACTGAGGTGATGTTCATGGCAACACGAGAACTTCTCCGGATTCCCCAAGCAGCTCTGGCCAAGCCAATCTCCATGCCCACAAACCTAGTGTCCCTCTTTTCTCGCTATGTTGACCGGCAGAAACTGAACTTGCTGGAGACAAAACTGCA GCTAGTTCAGGGGATACGATAA
- the PATL1 gene encoding protein PAT1 homolog 1 isoform X1 has protein sequence MFRYESLEDCPLDEDEDAFQGLGEEDEEIDQFNDDTFGSGAVDDDWQEAHERLAELEEKLPVAVNEQTDNGERDEMDLLGDHEENLAERLSKMVIENELEDPAIMRAVQTRPVLQPQPGSLNSSIWDGSEVLRRIRGPLLGQEMPTVSVLEYALPQRPPQGPEDDRDLSERALPRRSTSPIIGSPPVRAVPIGTPPKQVAVPSFNQQILCPKPVHVRPPLPPRYPAPYGERMSPNQLCNVPNSSLLGHPFPPNVPPILSPLQRAQLLGGAQLQPGRMSPSQFARVPGFVGSPLAAMNPKLLQGRVGQMLPPAPGFRGFFTAPPPTTPPPQQHPPGPGPHLQTIRSQAPMFRPDTTHLHPQHRRLLHQRQQQNRNQHRNLNGAGDRGSHRGSHQDHLRKDPYANLMLPREKDWVSKIQMMQLQSTDPYLDDFYYQNYFEKLEKLSAAEEIQGDAPKKERTKLITPQVAKLEHAYKPVQFEGSLGKLTVSSVNNPRKMIDAVVTSRSEDDETKEKQVRDKRRKTLVIIEKTYSLLLDVEDYERRYLLSLEEERPALMEERKHKICCLYDNLRGKLPGQERPSDDHFVQIMCIRKGKRMVARILPFLSTEQAADILMATARNLPFLIKKDAQDEVLPCLLGPFSLLLYHLPSVTVTSLLQQLMNLPQSAPAPAPSSPHLTAVLQNKFGLSLLLILLSRGEDLQSSEPAVESTQNTQWTEVMFMATRELLRIPQAALAKPISMPTNLVSLFSRYVDRQKLNLLETKLQLVQGIR, from the exons TCTTTGGAGGACTGTCCTCTGGATGAAGATGAGGATGCATTTCAGGGCCTGGGAGAAGAAGATGAAGAGATTGATCAGTTCAATGATGATACATTCGGGTCAGGTGCCGTTG ATGATGATTGGCAAGAAGCACATGAGCGCCTGGCTGAATTGGAAGAAAAGCTACCAGTGGCGGTTAATGAACAGACAGACAATGGAGAGAGGGATGAAATGGACTTGTTGGGTGATCATGAGGAGAATCTGGCAGAAAGGCTCAGTAAAATGGTGATTGAAAATGAATTAGAAGATCCGGCTATCATGAGGGCAGTGCAGACCAGGCCAGTTTTGCAG ccCCAACCAGGAAGTCTGAATTCCAGCATTTGGGATGGATCTGAAGTTCTGAGGCGAATCCGTGGACCATTACTTGGTCAG GAAATGCCTACAGTATCTGTGTTGGAATATGCCTTGCCTCAGAGGCCCCCACAGGGCCCAGAAGACGACCGAGACCTTTCTGAACGTGCATTACCAAGGCGATCCACCTCACCtatcattgggagtcctcctgtTAGAGCTGTCCCCATTGGCACCCCACCTAAGCAGGTGGCTGTACCCAGCTTCAACCAACAG ATTCTGTGTCCGAAGCCTGTCCATGTCCGGCCCCCATTGCCGCCACGTTATCCTGCTCCCTATGGTGAGAGGATGTCTCCAAACCAGCTCTGCAATGTCCCG AATTCATCCCTGCTGGGCCATCCCTTCCCTCCTAATGTTCCTCCCATCCTCAGCCCCCTCCAGAGAGCACAGCTTCTTGGAGGAGCACAG CTACAGCCTGGACGGATGTCTCCCAGCCAGTTTGCACGCGTCCCTGGGTTTGTCGGTAGTCCACTAGCTGCCATGAATCCCAAGCTACTGCAAGGGAGAGTTGGGCAGATGCTCCCCCCAGCGCCAGGCTTCCGTGGCTTCTTtactgctccacctcccactaCGCCGCCTCCGCAGCAGCATCCTCCTGGCccaggacctcatctgcaaaCCATAAG ATCTCAGGCACCAATGTTTAGACCCGACACGACTCACCTTCATCCGCAGCACCGCAGACTCCTgcatcagaggcagcagcagaacaGAAA TCAGCATCGGAATCTTAATGGTGCAGGAGATAGAGGCAGTCACCGGGGCAGTCATCAGGATCACCTCCGAAAGGACCCGTATGCCAATCTCATGTTGCCGCGGGAAAAGGACTGGGTCTCCAAAATCCAGATGATGCAACTGCAAAGCACTGATCCCTACCTGGATGACTTTTATTATCAG AATTACTTTGAAAAACTGGAGAAGCTCTCAGCTGCTGAAGAAATCCAAGGTGATGCCCCGAAGAAGGAACGCACCAAGCTCATCACCCCTCAGGTGGCCAAACTGGAGCATGCATACAAGCCAG TGCAGTTTGAGGGCTCCTTGGGAAAACTTACTGTCTCTAGTGTGAATAATCCTCGAAAAATGATTGATGCTGTTGTGACATCTCGGAGTGAGGATGAT gaaacaaaagaaaaacaggttcGGGACAAGAGAAGAAAAACCCTTGTTATAATTGAAAAA ACCTACAGCCTCCTCCTTGATGTGGAGGACTATGAGAGGCGTTATCTCTTAAGTCTAGAGGAAGAGCGGCCTGCATTGATGGAGGAAAGAAAGCACAAAATTTGTTGCCTGTATGACAACCTGAGGGGGAAGCTGCCCGGACAAGAGAG GCCAAGTGATGACCACTTCGTACAAATTATGTGTATCCGAAAAGGGAAAAGAATGGTTGCCCgcattcttcctttcctctccacAGAGCAAGCAGCTGATATTCTCATGgcaacagccaggaacctccctTTCCTTATTAAGAAGGATGCGCAAGATGAG GTGCTGCCATGCTTACTGGGTCCcttctctcttctgctgtatcATCTTCCATCAGTGACTGTCACCAGCCTTCTGCAACAGCTAATGAACCTACCTCAGAGTGCACCTGCACCAGCACCCTCCAGCCCTCACCTCACTGCTGTGCTTCAGAACAAG TTTGGCCTGTCACTGCTGCTCATCCTCCTGAGCCGTGGGGAAGACCTGCAGAGTTCAGAACCTGCTGTCGAATCGACACAGAATACCCAGTG GACTGAGGTGATGTTCATGGCAACACGAGAACTTCTCCGGATTCCCCAAGCAGCTCTGGCCAAGCCAATCTCCATGCCCACAAACCTAGTGTCCCTCTTTTCTCGCTATGTTGACCGGCAGAAACTGAACTTGCTGGAGACAAAACTGCA GCTAGTTCAGGGGATACGATAA